A genomic segment from Dermatobacter hominis encodes:
- a CDS encoding ATP-dependent Clp protease ATP-binding subunit produces MPLDPNTWTHKTTEAVNAALTSAREHSNPEATPEHLLAALLRQDDGVVLPVIRKLGIEPLQLRNAADEAVAALPTAYGTETRPSKDLISLFDAADGERRELTDEYLSTEHLLLALFSADQRRPPQDRRFGELSREQLLAALAEVRGSRRVTSQNPEDTLEALSKFGRDLTEAAAAGQLDPVIGRDEEIRRVIRVLSRRTKNNPVLIGEPGVGKTAVVEGLARRIVAGDVPESLVGKRVISLDMSSMVAGAKYRGDFEERLQAVLAEIKESNGQIITFIDEMHTVVGAGATGEGAMDAGNMLKPMLARGELRMVGATTLDEFRKYIEKDPALERRFQQVFVGEPSVESTIAILRGLKERYEVHHGVDVEDPALVAAAVLSDRYLTGRFLPDKAIDLVDEAAASLSIEIGSVPTEIDVVKRRIDGLEIERVALEKATDPASIERLKALDAELADLRESFDGLNARWQAEKDQVDAISEIQERLEALKAEAERASRDGDFTRASEITYGHQPVLERELEAANAELAELQGDSPMLKRTVDEEDIAEVVARWTGVPVARLMEGEMSKLVRLEDVLHERVIGQEDAVAAVANAIRRSRAGLSDPNRPIGSFLFLGPTGVGKTELARSLADFLFDDERAMVRIDMSEYMEKHSVSRLIGAPPGYVGYDEGGQLTEAVRRRPYAVVLLDEVEKAHPDVFNVLLQLLDDGRLTDGQGRTVDFTNVVLIMTSNLPGDPRDFFRPEFVNRVDEIVRFRELAESDLTAIVEIQLDHLRARLADRRISLVVTDAAMAKLAHDGYDPAFGARPLKRLIQQQVGDRLAMSILEGKLAEGDTVTLDAADGEYVVA; encoded by the coding sequence ATGCCCCTCGACCCCAACACCTGGACCCACAAGACGACGGAGGCGGTCAACGCCGCCCTGACGTCGGCCCGGGAGCACAGCAACCCGGAGGCGACGCCCGAGCACCTGCTCGCCGCGCTGCTCCGCCAGGACGACGGCGTCGTCCTGCCCGTGATCCGCAAGCTCGGCATCGAGCCCCTGCAGCTGCGCAACGCCGCCGACGAGGCCGTGGCCGCGCTCCCCACCGCCTACGGCACCGAGACGCGCCCCAGCAAGGACCTCATCTCCCTCTTCGACGCCGCCGACGGCGAGCGCCGGGAGCTCACCGACGAGTACCTCTCCACCGAGCACCTGCTGCTCGCGCTGTTCTCCGCCGACCAGCGCCGGCCGCCGCAGGACCGCCGCTTCGGCGAGCTCTCCCGCGAGCAGCTCCTCGCCGCCCTCGCCGAGGTGCGCGGCAGCCGTCGCGTCACGTCGCAGAACCCCGAGGACACCCTCGAGGCCCTCTCGAAGTTCGGACGCGACCTCACCGAGGCGGCCGCCGCCGGCCAGCTCGACCCGGTCATCGGCCGCGACGAGGAGATCCGCCGCGTCATCCGCGTGCTGTCGCGCCGGACCAAGAACAACCCCGTGCTCATCGGCGAGCCCGGCGTCGGCAAGACCGCCGTCGTCGAGGGCCTCGCCCGGCGCATCGTCGCCGGTGACGTGCCCGAGTCGCTGGTCGGCAAGCGGGTGATCTCGCTCGACATGAGCTCGATGGTCGCCGGCGCCAAGTACCGCGGCGACTTCGAGGAGCGGCTCCAGGCCGTGCTGGCCGAGATCAAGGAGTCGAACGGCCAGATCATCACCTTCATCGACGAGATGCACACCGTCGTCGGCGCCGGCGCCACCGGCGAGGGCGCGATGGACGCGGGCAACATGCTCAAGCCGATGCTCGCCCGCGGCGAGCTGCGGATGGTCGGCGCAACCACGCTCGACGAGTTCCGCAAGTACATCGAGAAGGACCCCGCCCTCGAGCGCCGCTTCCAGCAGGTGTTCGTCGGCGAGCCGTCCGTCGAGTCGACGATCGCGATCCTCCGCGGGCTCAAGGAGCGCTACGAGGTCCACCACGGCGTCGACGTCGAGGACCCGGCGCTCGTCGCCGCGGCCGTCCTGTCGGACCGCTACCTGACCGGCCGCTTCCTGCCCGACAAGGCGATCGACCTCGTCGACGAGGCCGCTGCCAGCCTGAGCATCGAGATCGGCTCGGTCCCCACCGAGATCGACGTCGTGAAGCGCCGCATCGACGGGCTCGAGATCGAGCGCGTCGCGCTCGAGAAGGCGACGGACCCGGCGTCGATCGAGCGGCTGAAGGCGCTCGACGCCGAGCTCGCCGACCTCCGCGAGAGCTTCGACGGGCTGAACGCCCGCTGGCAGGCCGAGAAGGACCAGGTCGACGCCATCTCCGAGATCCAGGAGCGGCTCGAGGCCCTCAAGGCCGAGGCGGAGCGCGCCTCCCGCGACGGCGACTTCACCCGTGCGTCCGAGATCACCTACGGCCACCAGCCGGTGCTCGAGCGCGAGCTCGAGGCCGCCAACGCCGAGCTGGCCGAGCTGCAGGGCGACTCGCCCATGCTGAAGCGCACGGTCGACGAGGAGGACATCGCCGAGGTCGTCGCCCGCTGGACCGGCGTGCCCGTCGCCCGCCTGATGGAAGGCGAGATGTCGAAGCTCGTCCGACTCGAGGACGTGCTCCACGAGCGGGTGATCGGCCAGGAGGACGCGGTGGCCGCGGTGGCCAACGCCATCCGGCGCAGCCGCGCCGGCCTGTCGGACCCGAACCGCCCGATCGGCAGCTTCCTCTTCCTCGGCCCGACGGGCGTCGGCAAGACCGAGCTGGCCCGGAGCCTGGCCGACTTCCTCTTCGACGACGAGCGGGCGATGGTCCGCATCGACATGAGCGAGTACATGGAGAAGCACTCCGTGAGCCGGCTCATCGGCGCCCCTCCCGGTTACGTCGGCTACGACGAGGGCGGTCAGCTCACCGAGGCGGTCCGCCGCCGGCCGTACGCGGTCGTCCTGCTCGACGAGGTCGAGAAGGCGCACCCCGACGTGTTCAACGTGCTGCTGCAGCTGCTCGACGACGGTCGGCTGACCGACGGCCAGGGCCGCACGGTCGACTTCACCAACGTCGTGCTGATCATGACGTCGAACCTGCCGGGCGATCCCCGCGACTTCTTCCGGCCCGAGTTCGTGAACCGGGTCGACGAGATCGTGCGGTTCCGGGAGCTCGCCGAGTCCGACCTCACGGCGATCGTCGAGATCCAGCTCGACCACCTGCGGGCGCGGCTCGCCGACCGGCGCATCTCGCTGGTCGTCACCGACGCCGCCATGGCCAAGCTGGCCCACGACGGCTACGACCCCGCCTTCGGCGCCCGGCCGCTCAAGCGGCTCATCCAGCAGCAGGTCGGCGATCGCCTGGCGATGTCGATCCTCGAGGGCAAGCTCGCCGAGGGCGACACGGTCACCCTCGACGCGGCCGACGGCGAGTACGTCGTCGCCTGA